A single Micromonospora sp. CCTCC AA 2012012 DNA region contains:
- the npdG gene encoding NADPH-dependent F420 reductase encodes MAYDATTLPDVSGLTVGIIGGTGDQGRGLAYRFARAGQRVLIGSRSAERAQQSAAEIAALPGMPAGVDVTGAANDEVARGSDVVIVAVPWDGHAATVAALAEPLAGKIVVDCVNPLGFDKQGPYALVVAEGSAVQQAAALLPDSRVCAAFNHVSAPLLADPEVARIDLDVLICTEDRELVDVVGALAARIPGMRGIYAGRLRNAHQIEAFTANLIAINKRYKAHAGIRVTDL; translated from the coding sequence ATGGCTTACGACGCGACCACGCTGCCCGACGTCTCCGGGCTCACCGTCGGCATCATCGGTGGCACCGGCGACCAGGGCCGAGGGCTGGCCTACCGGTTCGCCCGGGCCGGGCAGCGGGTGCTGATCGGCTCCCGCTCCGCCGAGCGCGCCCAGCAGTCCGCCGCGGAGATCGCGGCGCTGCCCGGGATGCCGGCCGGGGTGGACGTGACCGGCGCGGCGAACGACGAGGTGGCCCGGGGCAGCGACGTGGTGATCGTCGCCGTGCCGTGGGACGGGCACGCCGCCACCGTCGCCGCCCTGGCGGAGCCGCTGGCCGGCAAGATCGTGGTGGACTGCGTGAACCCGCTGGGCTTCGACAAGCAGGGCCCGTACGCGCTGGTCGTGGCGGAGGGGAGTGCCGTGCAGCAGGCCGCCGCGCTGCTGCCGGACTCGCGCGTCTGCGCCGCCTTCAACCACGTCAGCGCGCCGCTGCTGGCCGACCCGGAGGTCGCGCGGATCGACCTGGACGTGCTGATCTGCACCGAGGACCGGGAACTGGTCGACGTGGTCGGCGCGCTGGCCGCCCGGATCCCCGGCATGCGCGGCATCTATGCCGGCCGGCTGCGCAACGCCCACCAGATCGAGGCGTTCACCGCCAACCTGATCGCGATCAACAAGCGCTACAAGGCGCACGCCGGGATCCGGGTGACCGACCTCTGA
- the panB gene encoding 3-methyl-2-oxobutanoate hydroxymethyltransferase, with protein sequence MVESTPSEVTALYGGPATRRIRTRDLIAAKERGERWAMLTSYDQYTASIFDAAGIPVLLVGDSAANNVFGYETTLPVTAEELLPLVRAVVRATRHSLIVGDLPFGSYEEGPTQALRTAVRFMKEGGCHAVKLEGGRRCAAQIEAIVGAGIPVMAHIGFTPQSEHTLGGYRVQGRGDTADEVIADARAVAEAGAFAVVLEMVPGEVAKRITAELPIPTVGIGAGPDTDGQVLVWQDMAGLRTGRAPRFVKRYADLAGALTDATRRFAEEVRGGEFPATEHTF encoded by the coding sequence ATGGTGGAGTCCACCCCGTCCGAGGTGACCGCCCTCTACGGCGGGCCGGCCACCCGGCGGATCCGCACCCGCGACCTGATCGCCGCCAAGGAGCGCGGCGAGCGCTGGGCGATGCTCACCTCGTACGACCAGTACACCGCCTCGATCTTCGACGCCGCCGGCATCCCGGTGCTGCTGGTGGGCGACTCGGCGGCGAACAACGTCTTCGGTTACGAGACCACCCTGCCGGTCACCGCCGAGGAGCTGCTGCCGCTGGTCCGCGCCGTGGTCCGGGCGACCCGGCACTCGTTGATCGTCGGCGACCTGCCCTTCGGCTCGTACGAGGAGGGGCCGACGCAGGCGCTGCGGACGGCGGTGCGGTTCATGAAGGAGGGCGGCTGCCACGCCGTCAAGCTGGAGGGCGGCCGGCGCTGCGCCGCGCAGATCGAGGCGATCGTCGGCGCCGGCATCCCGGTGATGGCGCACATCGGCTTCACCCCGCAGAGCGAGCACACCCTGGGCGGCTACCGGGTGCAGGGCCGCGGCGACACCGCCGACGAGGTGATCGCCGACGCGCGGGCGGTGGCCGAGGCGGGCGCGTTCGCGGTGGTGCTGGAGATGGTGCCGGGCGAGGTGGCCAAGCGGATCACCGCCGAGCTGCCGATCCCGACGGTCGGCATCGGCGCCGGCCCGGACACCGACGGCCAGGTGCTGGTGTGGCAGGACATGGCCGGCCTGCGGACCGGCAGGGCGCCGCGCTTCGTCAAGCGCTACGCCGACCTGGCCGGGGCGCTGACCGACGCCACCCGTCGCTTCGCCGAGGAGGTCCGCGGCGGCGAGTTCCCCGCCACCGAACACACCTTCTGA